The Salvelinus alpinus chromosome 30, SLU_Salpinus.1, whole genome shotgun sequence genomic interval GCCAGTTGGTGAAGTAGAACCTGAATAAAGAGATCAGGGTTATTTTTAAAAAGGTATTTCACTGTCAGTATGAACATTTTGTAAGGAAGAAATGGTTTAACTCAACAAGTTTGTTGAATTTGCAGACCAAATAGCTGCTGCATCCTAAAATGGTTCTCTCTGTTTTGTTACTTCAATATTTGCGACAAACTGAGGAGTAGCTTATCCTAATTCTCACCTCATGCGATAGTGGAGCTTTAAGCGGCTGCTTTCCTTGAAGGTGTGATTAGGAGGGAACCAGATTTTCCTGACCTCATCATACAGGGCAAACAAATTGCAGCAAAGAGGGGAAATGCCTAAaaaaacaaagagagagacatgatTTCCCTCAACAAGAACCAGCCAGGTGCTATATGACAATGTCATATTCATGATCCATGACAAACATTCAAATAAGTCAGGAGGCAGAAGGAAGACTTTTGGAATTTCTCGAGAACACGGTCTGAGAGAAAATATCCTGCTGAATGTTCTACTCTGAAAAGAAGGATACAAACAGAGGAGAACAAACTGAGATGGGGCACCaactaatagtgtgtgtgtgtgtgtgtgtgcatttgttgtgtgtgctgtgtgagagagagagagaaagagagagtgaacagAGTCAGGGGACATACACTGAgtttaccaaacattaggaacaccttcctaatattgagttgcacaccccattttgccctcagaacagcctcaattcgttggggcatggactctacaaggtgtcgaaagcgttccacagggatgctggcccaggtTGACTACTTCCTACAgttgttgtgtcaagttggaaagagcaggtgttcctaatgttctgtacacactcagtgtatgtgccaACACTAACGTGACTCAGACTCACCGCACTTCTTAGCTGCCTTTGTGCACAGCTCCTCAGCAGTGTAACAACCCCGGAGAAACTCCAGCCGGGGAGAGTGTTCCAGGTAGAGATGGACCTCGAGGCCCTGCGCTATTACAGGAACTGAGGTGAACTCGCCCTTCCTCTTCATCCTCATCTTTACCAACAGTTGCCTGCCCACTTCCATTGCCTTGCTTCACTAAAGGAGATAAGGTGAACGTTGACCGGGTGAAGAAGGAGGTTACTCTATGTGGCTTTaatacattacatgaccaaaactatgtggacacctgctcgttgaacatctcattccaaaatcatgggcattaatatggagttggtcctccctttgttaatatggagttggtcctcgctttgtgcacagggcattgtcaagccaaatccaaactggcctctCTTGAGAGGCATTTTGCTACaccaggacaacccacagttgagctcagtgcaacgctgattggctaattattttattttaaaaaatgatcAAGGGAGGAGGCCAAACACTCACTGGCATCAGTCAATCAAATGCTACGGCGGcaacatgtcatactcttttgttccagacagcatcagatacatgggctacacatacagagacagaggggcgctgtttccctcACTCGGATTATTTCTCCAGTGAGATTCAGCCACTTGTGAATTGAcagaaaattatgaaacagagagacgaaagataaataaaataataataatgatcatttttttattggtcaaatatttgAATATTTACTTCCCTTGGAATCCATGAATACACTCCACTGcggtggaaacgcttttatgcgcaaatattgatataataaccattttATAGACGTAAACTTGTAGTCACGCGAAAATATGTTGTGTAGTCCTCCCACCACCACTCCGGAAAGCATACAATTTATtcggctacagattaaataaattatgatgaacttcacagggtggtgaaagtgcaaggtgatgagcttgatgctccaaatccaataaatatcgagagtcttattctggtgacatgatgattgatgcttggctgccatttgacaaattaaAATAATCTCGCTCTTTTTGTCCATAGTAATCTCAATGTGTAGGCTATATCCGCGAGCTGATGGCAACAGCTCACTTGCCAATACCAGAGGGGGCACATTCCCTATTTAATGCTACacattttgtgacaaaaccatcagtagagttgaaaatgcgaagGAAACCCATGTAACAatgttttattcggtacatggggatttaaccgcaaaagttatctgcaacaagtcaatttgatggaaacacatctctagTGGGAAAACGCGCATATTTTATTTATGTGGATTGTAGATTATtttcatgaaaatctgtcaccaattggatggaaacctagatacTCAACACTTCTGCGCATTACTTGTGTTTGGGTAGGCTATTAAATACAACAGAATATgccttaaaataaataaataaaattatagTGATAATAGCTAGGTTTACATCCAAttagcgacagattttcatgtgaatattctaaaaaatccgcataaaaacaatatgcgcatttCCCCACctgagatgtttccatcaaattgacttgttgcagaaaAAAAGGGCTGCACGTGATGACGTAGTAAATACTCTTTGTGGTTAAATtaccatgtaccgaataaaaaaaatacaagttaaataggTTTCCATTGAATGaactctactgatggttctcACAAAAAAAAGTTGTTATATAGGGGCCCGCTCTGTTATTTGTACGTGCGGCTCTAGCCAACATTGCTATCTGGGTGTTGTTGGCTAGAGCCGcacgtatagcctacatgatAAGATTATTATCATGGACAAAAGAGCGATAttctttttatttgtcaaacggcagccaagcatcgattatCATGTCACACCAGAATataccctcgatatttattggaaaggagcatcaagctcatcaccttgcacattCGGACATTCGGAAAGTTTACCGGAAAATGTTCTGTTTCCATAAGGCTTGTCATTACTTTTatttttatccgacatgtactttactcacatatgggggatggaaacctggttaaagAAACGGAAATACACTGGGTAGAGCGTGCCCAGAACTCGTGGCTGAGCGCTACTGCTCCCCGTTCCACTCCGCTCACATGTTTTGTGtagtatatattaaaaaaataataactgCTTgcctccagtcatgtaaaatgacttagaattgcatgaaattaattCATAAAAGGCAATTTTTTTTCTGGGACGCACAAATAAAATGATAGATTAATTCAATGTTTTTGTTATAAAAGATATCTTGTCTTGGTCttcgaacccacaaccttctggcttGCAGCACTGTCAAAAATACTATATTGCCATGCAATGCATAATGCGTATAAGAACAGTTCCTAAAACTGCACATCTAAGGCTCGTGTCTGCCCTAAGAGTGAGGGTAAACGGTAGGCATGTTCCCTGCTATCCACTTtagtttttaattattattttgggtatagggaAGGGTCACTTGTTTCTTTTAAAAAGcgttcaggggggggggggggggtcacgtaaaacatatgtattgttgaagggagggccatccattttcatttcagagaagTTCGATTTGTTACAGGTATCCGTCATTATACATAACatacagtcctttacagtatacaGTTGACCTGTACCAATAATACATGATGAAACAACTCATGAAACTCACCTATGTATTGCCGTCCACGAATCTCTGGAAAAACAACCCTGTCGTTCATCAGTGCCTCAATATCAATGTACTATTATTACTATGTATTATAATGACTTTCTCAGCATTTACCATTGATAAAGGTGTCCAGTCCTGCGTAATGCAGTTGGCAAATCTCGGTCATGGGTCTTCCAGGCAAACGTTGTGTCAATTCTCGAAAACGCTTTCGAAAATCCACGCCCAACTACGTCTATTGGTTAAACAATCTAGCGGAAACAGAATGAACCCGTGTACTGGATTACAGAACCAGGAGGACTACAAGGCTATTTCAATTAGTTACGATGAAATACTTCAATTCAGGAGCAATTTTACAGCAAGGAATATTTTGCACAGTAGGTGTCAAGAACATTCCGTAGCTGAGCTCAATAATACAATTGTGAAATACAGTGTAAATAGAAACGTAGACTAAACGTAGCGAAAACAAATGGCTCCTTTAAGAAAGTCAGCTGATGCAAATAAAAAGTTCGAAGGAGGAAATAGGAAGTCGTTTACGAACAAACCAAGCACAAAGAAGAGAAATTGACAATTTAAGACATAAGACAATGGCGGGTATTAAAGGTAAATTGATTGATACTTGCTCTACACAACTCTCTTGTTTCCATAAACGTGTTCTCCCCGCCACTGGCAAGCCAAGTGCAACATTGTATCGATTCCACGTATGCTACGAACACTTATTATGGGTCTTGGCTAGAAGGGATctagcttttgtcaaattaacgtcaAAAGTAGATTTTGATTTTAGCGAACCTTTACCATTTTCATAACCGTAGCCCTattttcctaacctgctacgttaattaccCTAACTTGCTACAGTAAAATCTGATGTTAATTTCTTAAAAATGTATTCGTTCTAGCCATGATCCTTGTTATGGTGTCACGTATAACTTTTGCTTTGTTGTGATACGTTGCCGTGGCGTACACTGTCACAATGACATGTTAGTTTGTTATCCAGTATTGAAATATAAAATAATTATACAATGTGCTTGTGTATTTCCCTACAATTAAGACTCAAGTACGATTTATTTGGCTACTTGAGAGTTCGCAACAAATGCAGGCTTGCTTCAAACGCACCGACACCATAATTACATCAATTTCCAATGAAACGCTGCGTTTTCCTTGCAGCATTGCCTACAGATACAGTTGTGGTGCATACGTTGATTTATCTAATGTATACGTAAAACTGTATGCGTTtaacggcttgacagaaatggtagcagaaggtgaatgttgaacttttattGCATACATATCAAGATGATGCGTGCTATTTTGCGCAATGACGCTATCGGTGTGTTCGAAAaacgcctcgatcacaccgacagtgtttacattttggtacaccagaagtacatttcatttccaatggaacgttgcgtttgccttgcagcattgcgttgcagtgcgttctgtgtttTGCATATGTTGGATTTATGCGTCAGGCTTAGAACACACCTACAGTGTGTTACGCAAAGTAGCACGCAACTTCATCAGGATATGTATCCagcaaaagttcaacattcaccttctccTACCGTTTCTTTCAAGCCGTCTATGCATAGtttgattttatttaacctttatttaactaggcaaggcagtcaagaacaaattcttatttacaatgacggcctaacccggacaacattgggccaattgtgcgctgccctatggtactcccaatcacggccggttgtgatacagcccggaatcgaaccagggtctgtagtgacgctgagtggagtcacttagaaattacttgtttttgaaagaaaagcactttttgtttttgtccatttaaaataacatcaccaaattgatcagaaatacagtgtagacattgttaatgttgtaaatgactattgtagctggaaacggaagattttgaggacttgtgaggtgtcggtttctcaaactagacactaatgtacttgtcctctagctcagttgtacaccgggacctcccactcctctttctattctggttagggccagtttgtgctgttctgtgaagggagtagtacacagcgttgtaccagatcctcaatttcttggcaatttctcgcatggaatagccttcatttctcagaacaagaatagactgacgagtttcagaagaaaggtctttgtttctggccattttgagcctgtaattgaacctacaaatgctgatgctccagatactcaactagtctaaagaaggccagttgtattgcttctttaatcagaacaacagttttcagctgtgctaacataaatgcaaaagggttttctaatgatcaattagccttttaaaatgataaacttggattagctaacacaacgtgccattggaacacaggagtgatggttgctgataatgggcctctacgtctatgtagatattccattaaaaatctgccgtttccagctacaatggtcatttacaacgttaacaatgtcaacactgtatttctaatcaatttgatgatattttaatggacaaaattagcttttctttaaaaaaaaaaaaggacatttctaagtgaccccaaacttttgaacggtagtgtgtattcACGGGCAGTGAAGGCAATCCACACTGCAAACGGTCGaccagctctctcttgagaaaATAAAATGTAACTTAATTGTGTAAATTCCATTTATCCTTTTATTCACGTTCATGATGGCAGAACCTTATTATTAGTTGCATAATACATTATAAGTTGCATGCTACCTTTTCTTATATTTGAGTATTTATTTGGATGGGACATTTGGCTGCTTAGAGTGAGTAGACTACTGAGTAGGATCCATCTTTGCTGGATAGCCAGTAAGAACCCTGTCTGTAAAAGTGACAACTGCCTCACCATCTCTGTTTCTGTCGTCCTATAGCGCTGGTTGGCTTGTCCTTCGGTGGAGCTATTGGCTTGACTTTCCTGCTGTTGGGCTGTGCACTGGAGCAGTATGGGTATGTATTTACCCCCTTACCTCTGAAATCTGTGAAGACACTTGTTAAATGGGACCACATATGGAAgttagcggtgtagctaactctGGTGCAATGCGTCATGATTTTCTCCAAGGTGGTTAACCATACCGGAGCAGTggttatgtaacggatgtgaaatggctagctagttagcgggtacgcgctagtagcatttcaatcagttacgtcacttgctctgaaaccaatatgtagtgttgccccttgctctgcaaggcccgcggcttttgtggagcgatggataacgacgcttcgtgggcgactgttgttgatgtgtgcagagggtccctggttcgcgcccgtgtcggggcgaggggacggtttaaagttatactgttacattggtgccgtgacccggatcactggttgctgcggaaaaggaggaggttgaaaggggggtgagtgtaacggatgtgaaatggctagctagttagcgggtacgcgctagtagcatttcaatcagttacgtcacttgctctgaaaccaatatgtagtgttgccccttgctctgcaagggccgcggcttttgtggagcgatggataacgacgcttcgtgggcgactgttgttgatgtgtgcagagggtccctggttcgcgcccgtgtcggggcgaggggacggtttaaagttatactgttacagttaGTGTGTTTCCATATGGGCTGGGTGACCCAGGTTCAAAACCGGGGTGTCATGTTCTGCATCTCTGATAATTAAATGAATATGAACACAACTGATTTGAACCGGTTTTCTTTTCATTGTTTTCACAGGGTGTACTGGCCTCTCTTCGTCCTCATCTTCTACATACTGTCTCCTATCCCCACCTTCATATCCAGAAGGCTCAGTGATGACAGTGACGCCGCCAGCAACGCATGCAGAGAGCTGGCATGCTTCTTCACTACGGGCATTGTGGTGTCTGCGTTCGGGCTTCCCATCATACTGGCCCGGGTTGCATTAGTGAGTCCTGCCTGATATTTTCTATGGCCAATTAGTGTCAATTTAGTTGCTTTATGCCATTTATAAGCTGATTTAGGGTCAATTTAAGTGTTGATGCTCATAATGGTCATAATGACTTGGGTAGGTAAAGCTGATCCTAGAATTAATGTAGTTGTGAATGATAGATGCTGGTACGAGTCCTGATGATACCCAATAATAGCTCAGGTAACTGAACgttgctcccgagtggcgtagcggtctaagccactgctagaggcgtcactacacaacctggaatcaaaccagggtatcacaaccggctgtgattgggagtcccatagggccatgcacaattggcccagcgtcgtccgggtttggccggggtaggctgtcattgtaaataagaatttgttcttaactgacttgccaagttaaataaagtttaaataaaggtaaaatactaGACCTATATTACTTGTTAGCAGAGCTGTAGTTAACATCTAATAAATCAAATTGATAAGACACAGTCACTGGTTGTGCTCTATTTAGGTTTTGTTCATAACGTCACGCAACAGAAACACTTTTCAAAATGTTGCACTGGGAGGGAAGAAGGAAGGGAAAAAAGGCAATTTTGTCATTGGACAGGTCCAGGTAGGTTCTCCCTGTTTTATTCCGtctggtgcctaatgaacatggccCTGTTCTCTTACAGATCCAGTGGGGGGCCTGTGGCCTGGTGATGGCCGGCAACGCTGTCATCTTCCTCACCATCCTGGGCTTCTTCCTGGTGTTCGGCGGGGGAGACGACTTCAGCTGGGAGCAGTGGTAGACCGTCTGTGGATCTCTGGCACAATCCCAAATGGACCCCCTAGACCCTATGGACTTGTGGAGATTTGACAGGTGCAACCAATATGGTAGTAGCTTCaccttgccctctgataggctaggtggaaGTTTCACCATATTGTTTAAACCAATCAAATCTACTCTGATCTCTAAAAGTGCATAGGGTCTAGGGATCGATTGGGAGACAGAGGGAGTCAGTCTT includes:
- the LOC139560324 gene encoding leptin receptor gene-related protein is translated as MQIKSSKEEIGSRLRTNQAQRREIDNLRHKTMAGIKALVGLSFGGAIGLTFLLLGCALEQYGVYWPLFVLIFYILSPIPTFISRRLSDDSDAASNACRELACFFTTGIVVSAFGLPIILARVALIQWGACGLVMAGNAVIFLTILGFFLVFGGGDDFSWEQW